The Petrocella atlantisensis genome has a window encoding:
- the guaB gene encoding IMP dehydrogenase, which produces MQKILKEGITFDDVLLVPAHSKVLPNEVDLSTQLTKKIGLSIPLMSAGMDTVTESRMAIAMARQGGIGIIHKNMTIAEQADQVDRVKRSENGVITNPFSLTPEHYVYEANALMAKYRISGVPIIEVGSKKLVGILTNRDLRFETNFDQKIKHVMTSENLIVAPEGTTLDEAKKILGNHRIEKLPIVDAEGNLCGLITIKDIEKAILYPDSTKDHQGRLRVGAAVGITKDMMDRVTALVETKVDVVVLDTAHGHSAGVINAVKQIKATYPDLQVIAGNVATKDATIALIEAGADAVKVGIGPGSICTTRVVAGVGVPQVTAISDCAEGAKPYGVPIIADGGIKYSGDLVKAIAAGGSVCMLGSLFAGCEESPGDTELFQGRKYKVYRGMGSLAAMEKGSKDRYFQSDNSNTKKLVPEGVEGRVAYKGPAEDTVYQLMGGLRAGMGYCGTSTIRALIEEAQFIKITAASLRESHPHDIQITKEAPNYSVEN; this is translated from the coding sequence ATGCAAAAGATTCTTAAAGAAGGAATAACCTTTGATGACGTGTTATTGGTTCCAGCCCATTCCAAAGTTCTACCTAATGAAGTGGACCTAAGTACGCAACTGACTAAAAAAATAGGACTTAGCATACCTTTAATGAGTGCTGGGATGGATACCGTAACAGAATCAAGAATGGCGATCGCGATGGCAAGACAAGGTGGTATCGGTATTATACATAAGAATATGACAATAGCTGAGCAAGCAGACCAAGTTGACCGCGTTAAGCGATCTGAGAATGGCGTCATAACCAATCCTTTTTCGTTGACACCGGAACATTATGTTTATGAAGCCAATGCATTAATGGCAAAATATAGAATATCAGGTGTACCCATCATTGAAGTTGGATCTAAGAAGTTGGTTGGAATATTAACCAACCGCGACCTCAGATTTGAGACAAACTTCGATCAAAAAATCAAGCATGTTATGACCAGCGAGAATCTAATTGTAGCACCTGAAGGTACAACCTTAGATGAAGCAAAAAAAATACTGGGAAACCATAGAATTGAAAAACTTCCAATCGTAGATGCAGAAGGCAATCTTTGTGGTTTGATTACCATCAAAGATATTGAAAAGGCCATACTATATCCGGACTCAACAAAGGATCATCAAGGTCGTTTAAGGGTTGGTGCTGCTGTTGGTATCACAAAGGACATGATGGATAGAGTTACAGCCTTGGTAGAAACAAAAGTAGATGTTGTGGTTCTAGATACGGCTCATGGTCATTCGGCCGGTGTTATAAATGCTGTAAAACAAATTAAGGCAACTTATCCGGATCTACAGGTGATCGCCGGTAATGTGGCAACAAAAGATGCAACCATAGCGCTTATTGAAGCAGGCGCAGATGCTGTAAAAGTCGGCATAGGTCCGGGTTCCATATGTACAACAAGGGTTGTGGCCGGCGTTGGTGTACCTCAGGTTACAGCTATTAGTGATTGTGCTGAAGGTGCTAAACCATATGGCGTACCCATAATAGCCGATGGTGGCATCAAGTACTCAGGCGATCTTGTAAAAGCAATCGCAGCGGGTGGATCCGTGTGCATGCTTGGTAGTCTTTTTGCCGGATGTGAAGAAAGTCCTGGAGATACGGAATTATTTCAAGGTAGAAAATATAAAGTATATAGAGGTATGGGCTCCCTTGCAGCTATGGAAAAAGGAAGCAAAGACCGTTATTTTCAAAGTGATAACAGCAACACCAAAAAATTGGTTCCGGAAGGTGTTGAAGGTCGAGTGGCCTACAAAGGACCGGCTGAGGATACGGTTTATCAGTTAATGGGCGGTTTAAGAGCCGGTATGGGTTATTGTGGAACATCTACTATTAGAGCTTTGATTGAAGAAGCTCAGTTCATCAAGATTACAGCTGCTTCATTAAGAGAATCTCATCCTCATGATATTCAGATTACAAAAGAAGCACCAAACTATAGTGTTGAAAACTAG
- a CDS encoding HD-GYP domain-containing protein, translated as MRRVGIDKLKKDMVLAKPIYTSNGVILLKEGTLLTEKFIMKIHDIDVDYIYIKDEISEGIEIEALISEETVLSTKKALEDSMEKMRKGYFSASQSIVEKVDAVITEVVANPHVMVSLQEIRSRDEYLHMHSINVCVISLLIGKKLNYNDAQLKHLALGAILHDVGKTQIKYDVIRYREDYVDKEYKIYKEHVRLGYEMIKSIPESSLLAANIALTHHEHYDGTGFPLGKKNTSIHEFSRIVAVANEYDNLLYNLPKDTHMRHYEIVEMIVSRAYTWFDPEIIKIFRRSISPYPVSTGVVLNDGRIGIVARLNEDFPTRPVIRIIDEASMAVMGEVDLSVSLNTLIVDEKEIDK; from the coding sequence ATGCGTAGAGTCGGAATCGACAAACTTAAAAAGGATATGGTCTTGGCAAAGCCTATATATACCAGCAATGGTGTCATATTACTAAAAGAGGGTACGCTACTCACTGAAAAATTCATTATGAAGATTCATGATATAGATGTGGATTATATTTATATCAAGGATGAAATATCAGAGGGTATAGAGATTGAAGCGCTCATTAGTGAAGAGACCGTATTATCCACGAAAAAAGCTTTAGAAGATAGTATGGAAAAAATGCGAAAAGGCTATTTCAGTGCTAGCCAAAGCATTGTGGAAAAAGTGGATGCGGTTATAACTGAAGTGGTTGCCAATCCACATGTGATGGTTAGTCTTCAAGAGATTCGTAGCAGAGATGAGTATTTACATATGCATTCTATCAATGTTTGTGTGATCTCACTATTGATTGGGAAAAAACTCAATTATAACGATGCCCAATTAAAGCATTTAGCACTGGGGGCTATCCTTCATGATGTGGGGAAAACTCAGATAAAATACGATGTGATTCGGTATAGAGAAGACTATGTGGACAAAGAGTATAAGATCTATAAGGAACATGTAAGATTAGGCTATGAAATGATTAAGTCTATACCGGAATCGTCTTTATTAGCTGCAAATATAGCGTTAACCCACCATGAACATTACGATGGGACGGGTTTTCCCCTTGGGAAAAAGAATACATCGATTCATGAGTTTTCACGTATTGTTGCAGTCGCTAATGAATATGACAATCTACTCTACAATCTACCTAAAGATACACACATGCGTCACTATGAGATTGTTGAAATGATTGTTTCAAGAGCTTATACTTGGTTTGACCCTGAAATCATAAAAATATTTAGAAGGTCCATATCCCCTTATCCGGTTTCGACGGGCGTTGTTCTTAATGATGGTCGTATCGGAATAGTAGCAAGGCTGAATGAGGACTTCCCAACCAGACCGGTCATTCGTATTATTGATGAGGCATCTATGGCGGTTATGGGTGAGGTGGATCTTTCGGTTAGTCTTAATACCTTGATTGTTGATGAAAAAGAGATTGACAAATAG
- a CDS encoding DUF6106 family protein, translated as MKVNDIFNEQLVERKQNMIDNLKKITILAGGVLFLAVAFFIPGLRGLIYIIAIGIIFGMIVLLRRFNVEYEYIFTNGELDIDQITNKSKRKRVLSIHVDDFAIMVPVSNKDYGKDVEKYSKLYDVSSGILQDNTYAAIFDKDSKKVKLIFEPNEKMFNAIRAYIPRKIKK; from the coding sequence ATGAAGGTTAATGATATTTTTAATGAACAACTTGTAGAAAGAAAACAAAATATGATAGATAATCTTAAAAAGATAACCATCCTAGCTGGGGGTGTTTTATTTTTAGCTGTAGCTTTTTTTATCCCTGGACTTAGAGGCCTGATTTATATTATCGCCATAGGTATCATTTTTGGTATGATCGTTTTACTTCGACGTTTTAATGTGGAGTATGAGTATATCTTTACCAACGGCGAGTTAGATATTGACCAGATTACGAATAAAAGTAAAAGAAAAAGAGTGTTGTCAATCCATGTCGATGACTTTGCAATCATGGTTCCGGTCTCAAATAAGGATTATGGGAAAGATGTTGAAAAATATTCAAAACTCTATGATGTAAGTAGCGGCATACTACAAGATAATACATATGCAGCTATTTTCGATAAAGATTCAAAAAAAGTCAAATTGATCTTCGAACCTAACGAGAAGATGTTTAATGCAATTCGTGCTTATATACCAAGAAAAATCAAGAAATAG
- the groL gene encoding chaperonin GroEL (60 kDa chaperone family; promotes refolding of misfolded polypeptides especially under stressful conditions; forms two stacked rings of heptamers to form a barrel-shaped 14mer; ends can be capped by GroES; misfolded proteins enter the barrel where they are refolded when GroES binds) — translation MAKEIKFGAEARAALESGVNQLADTVKVTLGPKGRNVVLDKKFGAPLITNDGVTIAKEIELKDPFENMGAQLVKEVATKTNDVAGDGTTTATVLAQAMIVEGVKNIAAGANPIILRRGMKAATEEAVRAIVEMSQTLKGREQIAEVAAISAGDEAIGDLIAEAMERASKDGVITIEESKSMDTELEVVEGMQFDRGYLSPYMATDMDKMEALLEQPYILITDKKISNIQEILPILEQIVQAGAKLLIIAEDVEGEALATLVVNKLRGTFNCVAVKAPGFGDRRKAMLQDIAILTGGTVISEELGLDLKEATMEMLGKAKSVKIMKENTIIVDGAGSKDDIHSRVAQIKNQIEETTSDFDREKLQERLAKLSGGVAVIKVGAATETEMQEKKLRMEDALAATRAAAEEGIVAGGGAAYIHITKRIEAIVDGLEGDEKTGAKIILKALESPLRQIVVNAGLEGSVVVNKVKESAMGIGFNALTETYVDMVEAGIIDPTKVTRSALQNATSVASTLLTTESVVADIEEDNPMPMGGGAPGMGMM, via the coding sequence ATGGCAAAAGAAATAAAATTTGGCGCAGAAGCAAGAGCGGCACTTGAATCAGGTGTGAATCAATTAGCAGATACAGTAAAAGTAACCTTAGGCCCTAAAGGGAGAAACGTTGTTCTCGACAAAAAATTCGGAGCACCACTGATTACCAATGATGGTGTTACCATAGCAAAAGAAATTGAATTAAAAGACCCCTTTGAGAATATGGGTGCACAGCTGGTTAAAGAAGTTGCAACCAAAACCAATGATGTGGCCGGTGACGGAACAACAACAGCAACCGTCCTAGCACAGGCGATGATTGTAGAAGGCGTAAAAAATATTGCGGCTGGCGCAAATCCGATTATTCTTAGACGTGGTATGAAGGCTGCGACAGAAGAAGCGGTCAGAGCAATCGTTGAAATGAGTCAAACACTAAAAGGCAGAGAACAAATAGCAGAGGTTGCAGCAATTTCTGCCGGCGATGAAGCCATTGGTGATTTGATTGCTGAAGCTATGGAAAGAGCTTCCAAAGATGGTGTCATTACTATTGAGGAATCAAAGAGCATGGACACTGAGCTTGAAGTTGTTGAAGGGATGCAATTTGATCGAGGCTACTTGTCACCATACATGGCAACGGATATGGACAAGATGGAAGCCCTACTTGAGCAACCCTATATTTTAATAACGGATAAAAAGATCTCTAACATTCAAGAAATATTACCAATCCTTGAGCAAATTGTTCAAGCAGGTGCTAAATTATTAATTATCGCTGAAGATGTTGAAGGCGAAGCATTGGCAACCCTTGTCGTTAACAAATTAAGAGGTACTTTTAACTGTGTGGCAGTTAAGGCCCCTGGTTTTGGCGATCGTCGTAAAGCCATGTTACAAGACATTGCAATATTAACAGGTGGAACGGTTATATCTGAAGAACTAGGCCTTGACTTAAAAGAAGCGACAATGGAGATGCTTGGTAAAGCAAAATCCGTTAAGATTATGAAAGAAAATACGATTATTGTTGACGGTGCAGGTAGTAAAGATGACATACACAGCCGTGTGGCACAAATCAAGAATCAGATAGAAGAGACCACGTCGGACTTTGACCGTGAAAAACTTCAAGAAAGATTGGCAAAATTATCCGGTGGTGTAGCGGTTATTAAAGTGGGAGCTGCAACGGAAACAGAAATGCAAGAAAAGAAATTACGTATGGAAGATGCCTTGGCAGCGACCCGTGCAGCAGCTGAAGAAGGTATTGTAGCAGGCGGTGGCGCAGCATACATCCATATTACCAAAAGAATTGAAGCAATCGTGGACGGATTAGAAGGCGATGAAAAAACGGGTGCCAAAATCATATTGAAAGCTTTAGAATCTCCTCTACGTCAAATAGTTGTGAATGCAGGACTTGAAGGTTCCGTAGTTGTTAATAAAGTAAAAGAATCCGCTATGGGTATTGGATTTAATGCACTTACGGAAACCTATGTGGATATGGTAGAAGCCGGCATTATCGATCCAACAAAAGTAACACGGTCAGCTTTGCAAAATGCTACATCTGTTGCATCGACGTTGTTAACAACAGAATCTGTCGTCGCTGATATTGAAGAAGACAATCCAATGCCAATGGGCGGTGGCGCACCAGGTATGGGCATGATGTAA
- the groES gene encoding co-chaperone GroES translates to MNLKPLNDRVVLKQLKAEEKTKSGIVLPGQAQEKPQEAEVVAVGPGGNVDGKEVTMQVVVGDKVIYSKYAGTEVKLDGVEYIIVKQNDILAVLE, encoded by the coding sequence ATGAATTTAAAACCATTGAATGATCGTGTTGTTTTAAAACAGCTTAAAGCTGAAGAAAAAACCAAGTCCGGTATTGTGTTGCCAGGTCAAGCACAAGAAAAGCCACAAGAAGCTGAAGTTGTAGCCGTTGGCCCAGGTGGCAACGTGGATGGTAAAGAAGTTACCATGCAGGTTGTTGTTGGTGATAAAGTTATTTACTCAAAATACGCAGGAACAGAAGTCAAACTAGATGGTGTTGAGTATATTATTGTAAAACAAAACGATATACTGGCAGTTTTGGAATAG
- a CDS encoding DNA-3-methyladenine glycosylase family protein, with protein sequence MIEILVDDCFLIGQILECGQSFRYKHIENNIYDIIAYDKRLRINQVGKHVYMDCSIEDYNSLWVRYFDMDRNYEQIQSILVKMDPILKKAVIEKRGLRILRQAPFEMLLTFILSQNKAIPQIKVLVERLCETYGQVVLDQYGTYYTFPTVDRLVDVSVEDWRRLKVGFRAPYLYDAIQKVAQGVIDFITIEKMLDNSARDRLMEISGVGQKVADCILLFAFGRIEVFPLDVWVRRMMTHAYFNDQNVSDQIILEFADRYFKGFGGLAQQYLFYYARDHQIGK encoded by the coding sequence ATGATAGAGATTCTAGTAGATGATTGCTTTTTGATAGGTCAGATATTGGAATGTGGACAAAGCTTTAGGTATAAACATATTGAAAACAATATCTACGATATTATAGCCTATGATAAACGTCTCAGAATCAATCAAGTAGGCAAACACGTCTATATGGACTGCTCCATAGAAGATTATAATAGCTTGTGGGTGAGATATTTTGATATGGATAGGAACTATGAACAGATCCAATCGATTTTAGTTAAAATGGATCCGATTCTGAAGAAAGCAGTCATAGAAAAAAGAGGGCTTAGAATTTTGAGACAAGCACCTTTTGAGATGTTACTTACTTTTATATTGTCTCAAAACAAAGCCATCCCTCAGATCAAAGTCCTAGTAGAACGTCTATGTGAAACCTATGGTCAAGTTGTTTTAGATCAATATGGCACCTATTATACTTTTCCAACCGTTGATAGGCTTGTAGATGTATCCGTAGAAGATTGGAGACGGTTAAAAGTTGGTTTTAGAGCCCCTTACCTATATGATGCCATACAAAAAGTGGCACAAGGGGTGATTGACTTTATAACCATTGAGAAAATGCTTGATAACTCAGCGCGAGATCGGCTTATGGAGATTAGCGGTGTCGGCCAAAAAGTTGCGGATTGTATTTTGTTGTTTGCATTCGGGAGAATTGAAGTATTTCCGCTGGATGTTTGGGTAAGACGTATGATGACCCATGCATATTTCAATGATCAAAATGTTTCAGATCAGATTATACTTGAATTTGCAGACAGGTATTTTAAAGGCTTTGGTGGGTTGGCGCAACAATATCTTTTTTATTATGCAAGAGACCATCAAATTGGTAAATAG
- a CDS encoding DUF6062 family protein, with protein MSKEEIYTIPIIDAFNSDCECPFCYLFDGLEKNAIDFVLGPSYMDVDIRDHTNISGFCPSHYGKLFNEKNRLGMALILETHMKRVRQDLEGTLMQPSKAKGIKIGKRATLSPVKDFTDHLVHQCYICDRIQDFLDRYMDTFFYLWKKDPSFRVLFTSSKGFCIKHFGHLYDIGDHVLKDKDFQAFQADLIRIQQTNYDRVIEDLEWFITKFDYRYEKEPWKQSKDAVSRSIQKLSSYKA; from the coding sequence ATGTCTAAAGAAGAAATCTATACTATACCCATCATAGATGCATTTAACAGCGATTGTGAATGCCCTTTTTGCTATCTGTTTGATGGCCTCGAAAAAAATGCTATCGACTTTGTCTTAGGCCCTTCATATATGGATGTCGATATCAGAGATCACACCAACATCTCCGGTTTTTGTCCTTCACACTACGGCAAACTCTTCAATGAAAAAAACCGTTTAGGTATGGCTTTGATACTTGAAACACATATGAAGAGGGTACGCCAAGATCTTGAAGGGACTTTGATGCAACCCAGTAAAGCAAAAGGCATAAAGATAGGTAAACGGGCAACACTCAGTCCTGTTAAAGACTTTACTGATCATCTGGTACACCAGTGCTACATATGTGACCGGATTCAGGACTTTTTGGACCGATACATGGATACTTTTTTTTACCTCTGGAAAAAGGATCCATCTTTTCGTGTACTGTTTACGTCTTCTAAAGGCTTTTGCATAAAGCATTTTGGCCATCTTTACGATATTGGTGACCATGTCTTAAAGGATAAAGACTTCCAAGCCTTTCAAGCTGACCTGATTAGGATTCAACAAACCAACTATGACCGTGTTATAGAAGATCTTGAATGGTTCATCACCAAATTTGATTATAGGTATGAAAAAGAACCTTGGAAGCAATCAAAAGATGCTGTAAGCAGAAGCATTCAAAAGCTTTCTAGCTATAAGGCTTAA
- a CDS encoding DUF188 domain-containing protein, whose amino-acid sequence MKGSHMVVRVDGDACPVRASILQITNKHKVETIIYTDVNHEFSYETTCVITVDQGIDSVDLAIVKDIKVGDVVITNDYGLASLVLGKKGYAMDANGRAFTLNNIDQLLFERHMHKSLRMMKKKHKGPKKRDRHADVLFRENFEALLLQLKPYS is encoded by the coding sequence ATGAAAGGAAGTCATATGGTCGTTAGAGTCGATGGAGATGCTTGTCCAGTCAGGGCATCTATCTTACAGATTACAAATAAACACAAGGTAGAAACCATTATATACACAGATGTAAATCACGAGTTTTCTTATGAAACAACCTGTGTCATTACCGTGGATCAAGGCATTGATTCAGTGGATTTAGCCATCGTTAAAGACATAAAAGTTGGTGATGTTGTTATTACCAATGATTACGGATTGGCATCTTTGGTATTAGGCAAAAAAGGATATGCCATGGATGCAAACGGTAGAGCCTTCACCCTGAACAATATTGATCAGCTTTTGTTTGAAAGACACATGCACAAATCCCTTAGAATGATGAAAAAAAAGCATAAGGGCCCCAAAAAAAGAGATCGGCATGCTGATGTACTGTTTAGAGAAAACTTTGAAGCCTTGTTACTACAGCTTAAGCCTTATAGCTAG
- a CDS encoding DEAD/DEAH box helicase, which translates to MIQLTLQWIKTFAGNDRKFKSGFMIHQQNNILSIEASSKNGFHIILKDLKDEQFELNLSFYSDTGTFKRSRCTCYDSQPCIHTLASLLYILYKKESLTLDLTQNQTLKMFQSFEQVLISPTSDNQLALLNLEVNLHPKDAYHNTLQSAISLKVGLFQTYVVKNIEAFVYAVMEKHIYAISKTLTYDPQTFTFTDEDYKLIVLLHDFYKTRLFLLPKHQSLVSTPIKASYQILPDAYLKRLLELLKHKPFNLDYDGMLFKDQVIIDHLEIDLFLMEENGHYNVSVNAYDIYFPLTEDYSYAFYNNQISCLSAIKAEAFKLFYKHFIDKSLDIQHDHIHNFMNQILPVLEMIGYVTLEPTVAQKVLRYPLEAKIYLDKDMEQLKLKVFFIYGPYEFGLYPESEPEPDDQIIFRQLGTEQRIRALLKDTHHQIDNQGLLTFATEDDQFYFIDQILPRLQKLGTLYYSDSFKDIYLRSEKQLSASVSYNSGSNLLDLSFEMEGISQEEIFTLLKAIVEKKRYFKLSDGSFFKIQDTLAHQMSVLDSHYTLLDATQDDNTLRLPGHHAFFLDHLMSSTQTVHYNQAYKKLLNAIQNPETYLIEVPNHLDAILRDYQKTGYRWLSALTSYGLGGILADDMGLGKTLQAITLMTSYVSDLPSLVIAPTSLLYNWEEEVHKFAPNQKTVVISGNKNERIEQIETLCNDVIIITSYGALKRDLPHYKQTFMFCIIDEAQHIKNPKSQNAIAVKHINALHRFALTGTPIENTLTELWSIFDFILPGFLGNANYFAKTYEKPITKDNDHHCLKQLNQMIAPFILRRIKQDVLKELPPKIETKVTIELNKHQKKIYMAYIEKAKMEMEHLQYLSGGQKNMKILSILMRLRQICCHPSLFIDQYNHGSSKMDLLLELVIDSIESGHRMLIFSQFTSMLGMIQTLLDKHKIESYYLDGSVPPNKRQEMVHDFNTGFHSVFLISLKAGGTGLNLTGADVVIHVDPWWNPAVENQATDRVYRIGQKKCVQVYKLITAGTIEEKIFTLQQKKQNLIEHVIKPGETFINKLTAHELQNLFDSEPK; encoded by the coding sequence ATGATACAACTTACCTTACAATGGATTAAAACTTTTGCCGGTAATGATCGAAAATTCAAATCCGGCTTTATGATTCATCAACAAAATAATATACTCAGTATTGAAGCCAGCTCAAAAAATGGTTTTCATATCATCTTAAAAGATTTAAAAGATGAACAGTTTGAGCTTAATTTATCTTTCTATTCGGATACCGGCACTTTCAAGCGTTCAAGGTGTACTTGCTATGATTCCCAACCTTGTATACACACCCTAGCGTCTTTGTTATATATACTTTATAAAAAAGAGTCTTTGACCCTCGATCTTACCCAAAATCAAACTTTAAAAATGTTTCAGTCATTTGAACAAGTCCTGATTTCTCCTACATCCGACAATCAACTGGCACTACTAAATCTAGAAGTGAATCTGCATCCAAAAGATGCTTATCACAATACCCTTCAGTCCGCCATCTCTCTTAAGGTTGGTCTTTTTCAAACCTATGTGGTTAAGAATATTGAAGCCTTCGTCTATGCAGTTATGGAGAAACATATCTATGCTATATCAAAAACATTAACTTATGACCCTCAGACTTTCACCTTCACTGACGAAGATTATAAACTTATCGTCTTGCTCCATGATTTTTATAAAACACGTCTTTTTCTATTACCAAAGCATCAAAGCCTAGTGTCCACACCTATTAAAGCATCCTATCAAATCTTGCCAGACGCTTACTTAAAACGGTTGTTAGAACTTCTAAAACACAAGCCTTTTAACTTAGATTATGATGGTATGCTTTTTAAAGACCAAGTCATTATAGACCATTTAGAAATTGACCTCTTCTTGATGGAAGAGAACGGTCATTATAATGTCTCTGTAAATGCCTATGATATCTATTTTCCATTAACAGAGGATTATTCGTATGCCTTTTATAATAATCAGATCAGTTGTTTGTCCGCCATAAAAGCCGAGGCATTCAAACTCTTCTATAAACACTTTATCGATAAGTCCTTAGATATTCAACATGACCATATCCACAATTTCATGAATCAAATCCTACCCGTTCTTGAAATGATAGGTTATGTAACCCTTGAACCAACTGTCGCTCAAAAAGTATTGCGCTATCCATTGGAGGCAAAAATCTACTTGGATAAAGATATGGAACAACTAAAACTCAAAGTATTCTTTATCTATGGTCCTTATGAATTTGGCCTCTATCCAGAATCCGAACCTGAACCGGATGACCAAATCATATTCAGGCAATTAGGTACTGAGCAACGTATTCGGGCATTGCTCAAAGATACCCATCATCAAATAGATAATCAAGGTCTATTAACTTTTGCTACCGAAGATGACCAATTTTACTTTATTGACCAAATTCTACCTCGTCTTCAAAAACTTGGGACCCTCTACTACTCGGATTCGTTTAAAGACATCTACTTAAGATCAGAAAAACAGCTCAGTGCTTCTGTGTCCTACAACAGCGGTTCTAATCTTTTGGATCTAAGTTTTGAGATGGAAGGTATCAGTCAAGAAGAAATCTTCACACTTTTAAAAGCCATTGTGGAAAAAAAGCGATACTTCAAATTGTCCGATGGTAGCTTTTTCAAGATACAGGACACTTTGGCACATCAAATGAGTGTCCTAGATAGTCATTATACACTTTTGGATGCCACACAAGATGATAACACACTTCGACTCCCCGGCCACCATGCCTTCTTTTTGGATCATCTTATGAGCAGCACACAAACCGTTCACTACAACCAAGCTTATAAAAAGCTTTTAAATGCGATTCAAAATCCTGAAACCTATCTAATTGAGGTTCCTAATCATCTTGACGCCATATTAAGGGACTATCAGAAAACCGGCTATCGATGGCTTAGTGCGCTAACCTCTTATGGACTTGGCGGTATTCTAGCAGATGACATGGGACTTGGTAAAACACTACAAGCGATTACACTTATGACCAGTTATGTTTCTGATCTGCCTTCTCTAGTTATTGCACCCACATCTCTGCTCTATAATTGGGAAGAGGAGGTTCATAAGTTTGCACCCAATCAGAAAACCGTTGTCATCTCCGGTAATAAAAATGAACGTATTGAGCAAATTGAAACCCTTTGTAATGATGTAATTATCATCACTTCCTATGGCGCACTTAAAAGAGACTTACCCCATTACAAACAGACTTTTATGTTTTGTATTATTGATGAAGCACAACATATCAAAAACCCTAAATCTCAAAATGCTATTGCCGTCAAACATATTAATGCCTTGCACCGTTTTGCCTTGACCGGTACACCAATTGAGAATACTCTGACTGAGTTATGGTCTATTTTTGATTTTATTTTACCGGGTTTTCTCGGTAATGCAAATTATTTTGCTAAAACCTATGAAAAACCCATCACCAAAGACAACGATCATCATTGTCTAAAGCAGTTGAATCAGATGATTGCCCCTTTTATTCTCAGGCGTATCAAGCAGGATGTGTTAAAGGAACTACCGCCCAAGATTGAAACCAAAGTCACTATAGAGCTTAATAAACATCAGAAAAAAATATATATGGCTTACATTGAAAAAGCAAAAATGGAAATGGAGCATTTACAATATTTATCCGGTGGTCAGAAAAATATGAAAATATTATCTATTCTTATGCGTTTAAGACAGATTTGTTGTCATCCTTCATTGTTCATTGATCAGTATAATCATGGGTCCTCAAAAATGGACTTACTGTTAGAATTGGTCATCGATAGTATTGAAAGTGGTCATCGCATGTTGATTTTCTCTCAGTTCACCTCCATGCTAGGTATGATACAAACTTTACTGGATAAGCATAAAATAGAATCCTATTATCTTGATGGTTCCGTACCACCTAACAAACGACAGGAAATGGTTCATGATTTTAATACAGGTTTTCACAGTGTTTTCTTGATTTCCCTAAAAGCCGGTGGTACAGGGCTTAATCTAACCGGTGCAGATGTTGTTATTCATGTTGATCCTTGGTGGAATCCAGCTGTTGAAAATCAAGCAACGGACCGTGTTTATCGTATCGGTCAAAAAAAATGTGTACAAGTCTACAAATTGATCACTGCCGGTACCATAGAAGAAAAAATATTCACACTGCAACAGAAGAAACAAAATCTAATTGAACATGTTATTAAGCCTGGTGAGACGTTCATTAATAAATTAACCGCCCATGAACTTCAAAATCTTTTTGATTCAGAACCAAAATAA